The segment TCTGCAGATCCGATAAAAATCTATGATGTATTGGTGCGTCATGATGATCAACTGGTCACAAATATCTTCCGTAAACTCCTCTGCATTCACCACTTGCTCAGGAATCCGCTCATGAAAAGCCTGTTCTGTGACTTCGTCCAGCAAAGCATATTTATCTTCAAAATGGGCATAAAAGGTGGCGCGGTTAATGGTTGCTTCCTGAGCGATATCTTTGATCGTGATTGCATCAAAGCCTTTTCTCTGCAGCAAATCTCTGAACGCTGTTCTAATTAACTGTCGTGTGCGCAACACCCTCGGATCTTCCTGATTTACCATCCCTATATCTCCTTGTTAAACATCAATGTTCTCAATGTGTTGCCTATGCAACTTTCCTCGAACTCTGCCGGTTGAACTCTCAAGCACGCAATATTATTATCTTATCAAACAGGTGTTGCTTAAACAATCTGTGAATCATACTTATGTTCAATTTATGAGGAGGATCATTATGAAGGCTATTGCTTTGACAAGCTTTGGAATTCCCGAAGCGCTAGAAGAACTGGAAGTCCCCATTCCCGCAATCACTGACACACAGGTTCTCGTTGAAATGCGCGCCTCATCCATCAATCCCGCAGATGTTCTATTTCGCAGCGGTGCAATTCTTGAGGGTCCGTTGGCTGATAAATTTCCGGATCAATTTCAATTGCCGCTTGTTCTGGGTAATGAAGTAGCCGGCATTGTTAAAGAGGTTGGCGGGAAAGTCCGGCATTTCAAGCCGGGAGATCGTGTCATGGGAATGATTCCGAGAGGCTCCTACATGGACTATGTTGCCGTGGAGGAAGATCTCCTGGCCGTTATTCCTGAGAGTCTCTCCTTCGAAGAGGCGGGCGCCGCGCCTGCCGTTGCCCTGCCAGCCTGGCAAGCGCTGTTTGAGCATGGCCAGCTTCAACCGGGACAACGCATCCTTATTCAAGCTGGCGCTGGAGGAGTGGGACATGCGGCAGTTCAGTTAGCTAAGCAGCATGGAGCATATGTTATCGCAACTGCGAGGGACTACAACCATGATTTTGTAAAAGGACTTGGTGCTGATGAGGTAATCGATTATACGAAAACCGACTTCGCCACCCAGATCACAGAGCCTGTAGATTTCGTGTTGGATGCCGCTATGGACTCATCTACTTTCGGTACCGGGTTACCGGGAGACATCGGAAGGAAGAACTACTCGGTCATCAAAGATGGCGGGACCTATATTTCAGTGGTGGCATTCGCGCTCAATGAATACCCGAAGGTCCGCGGT is part of the Paenibacillus sp. FSL M7-0420 genome and harbors:
- a CDS encoding TetR/AcrR family transcriptional regulator encodes the protein MVNQEDPRVLRTRQLIRTAFRDLLQRKGFDAITIKDIAQEATINRATFYAHFEDKYALLDEVTEQAFHERIPEQVVNAEEFTEDICDQLIIMTHQYIIDFYRICRIDSNPMAKLVDDKIKKLLQQTIESIFMKGDTCHGTDIHHIKIMAAMTGSAIYGAAHYWLNAGENNRTDVLVDIARPYVMNGLGLATPSTT
- a CDS encoding NADP-dependent oxidoreductase, translating into MKAIALTSFGIPEALEELEVPIPAITDTQVLVEMRASSINPADVLFRSGAILEGPLADKFPDQFQLPLVLGNEVAGIVKEVGGKVRHFKPGDRVMGMIPRGSYMDYVAVEEDLLAVIPESLSFEEAGAAPAVALPAWQALFEHGQLQPGQRILIQAGAGGVGHAAVQLAKQHGAYVIATARDYNHDFVKGLGADEVIDYTKTDFATQITEPVDFVLDAAMDSSTFGTGLPGDIGRKNYSVIKDGGTYISVVAFALNEYPKVRGINAYFFQARANRTDFEAIVRQMQENKLNIYIHEAYPFTAQGLLQAYRKSEESTKRGKIILSKNLG